In Papaver somniferum cultivar HN1 chromosome 1, ASM357369v1, whole genome shotgun sequence, a genomic segment contains:
- the LOC113305935 gene encoding PAP-specific phosphatase HAL2-like: MSLGIPPLFSTATKLFKSTSFLRNNYNLLGFTIKPSFSSSSFSISGCCCDNRNTLSSPSTMENDKIQGIKSDDKYSKELDVAVRVVQMACSLCQRVQESLVSKRNEQVKSKDDNSPVTVADWSVQATVSCVLSECFGRENLSIIAEEDVEALSRADAVGLLESVVKAVNECLAEAPKYGLKGPNGTLVTSEVLEAISRCNSSGASRGRHWVLDPVDGTLGFVRGDQYAVALAMIEDGEVVIGVLGCPNYPMKKEWLKYHHRDYQEMSKLSPSSSESWNKGCVMYAKRGSGKAWMQPLVHQTENLVWPNSAREIRVSAIDDPALATFCEPVEKANSSHSFTAGLAQSVGLRTQPLRVYSMVKYAAIARGDAEIFMKFARAGYKEKIWDHAAGVVIIQEAGGMVTDAGGRPLDFSKGVFLEGLDRGIIACSGAALLDKIVRAVDLSWDSSNL; encoded by the exons ATGAGTTTAGGAATTCCTCCATTATTCTCTACTGCAACCAAACTCTTCAAAAGTACTTCCTTTTTAAGAAATAATTACAATTTATTGGGTTTCACCATAAAaccttcattttcttcctcttctttttctaTTTCTGGGTGTTGTTGTGATAATCGTAATACCCTTTCTTCTCCATCCACCATGGAGAATGACAAGATTCAGGGGATTAAATCTGATGATAAATATTCCAAAGAACTAGATGTTGCTGTTAGAGTTGTTCAGATGGCTTGTTCGCTTTGCCAAAGGGTTCAAGAAAGTTTGGTTTCTAAAAGAAATGAACAGGTTAAATCTAAGGATGATAATTCTCCTGTTACCGTTGCTG ATTGGAGTGTTCAAGCAACTGTTAGTTGTGTATTATCTGAGTGCTTTGGGAGAGAGAATTTGTCAATTATTGCTGAAGAAGATGTCGAGGCTCTTTCACGGGCTGATGCTGTTGGTTTATTGGAATCAGTGGTCAAAGCCGTAAATGAATGCTTAGCTGAAGCACCTAAATATGGACTTAAAGGCCCCAATGGAACTCTTGTCACTTCAGAAGTTCTTGAGGCTATAAGCAGATGCAACTCGTCAGGGGCTTCTCGGGGAAGACATTGGGTACTCGATCCTGTGGATGGCACGCTGGGATTTGTACGTGGTGATCAGTATGCGGTCGCTTTAGCTATGATAGAGGATGGTGAAGTTGTGATTGGAGTTCTCGGGTGCCCTAATTATCCGATGAAGAAGGAGTGGTTAAAGTATCACCACCGTGATTATCAGGAAATGTCGAAGTTGTCCCCATCCTCATCTGAATCATGGAACAAAGGTTGTGTGATGTATGCAAAGAGAGGTAGTGGCAAGGCATGGATGCAGCCTTTGGTTCACCAAACTGAGAATCTTGTGTGGCCAAACTCAGCGAGGGAAATTCGGGTTTCAGCAATTGATGATCCTGCACTAGCTACCTTTTGTGAACCAGTTGAGAAGGCCAATTCAAGCCACTCATTTACAGCGGGACTGGCACAGTCTGTTGGACTTAG GACACAGCCACTTCGCGTCTACAGCATGGTCAAATATGCAGCCATAGCTCGAGGAGATGCTGAGATATTTATGAAGTTTGCCAGAGCTGGTTACAAAGAAAAAATTTGGGATCATGCAGCTGGTGTTGTCATCATACAAGAGGCTGGCGGTATGGTAACTGATGCTGGTGGGCGCCCGTTGGATTTCTCGAAGGGTGTTTTTTTAGAAGGACTTGATCGGGGTATAATTGCTTGCTCTGGAGCTGCACTTCTTGATAAAATAGTCAGGGCTGTTGACCTTAGCTGGGACTCTTCTAATCTGTGA
- the LOC113305949 gene encoding glycine-rich protein 5-like, with protein MKITSGFLFMIVVLLATTATLSTTTLARPRQQETIFKSELTKSPSSSKVNKGSNKGGSSGGTGGGMPGSGGVIPGAGGGIPGAGGGIPGAGGMPGAGGMPGAGGIPGGYGIPGGYGVPGFGGNNGWSGGYGGGVGGPSGGYSKGGVIRPTVVCKEKGPCYKKKLRCPAKCFTSYSRSGKGYGSGGGGGGCTMDCKKKCIAYC; from the coding sequence ATGAAGATCACAAGTGGTTTTCTGTTCATGATTGTGGTGTTGCTTGCCACTACTGCAACACTTTCCACCACCACCTTAGCTAGACCTCGGCAACAAGAGACAATATTCAAATCAGAACTCACCAAGTCCccatcatcatcaaaagtaaaCAAAGGGTCAAACAAGGGTGGTTCTAGTGGTGGAACTGGTGGAGGAATGCCAGGTTCCGGTGGAGTTATACCAGGTGCCGGTGGAGGCATACCTGGTGCTGGAGGAGGCATACCAGGTGCTGGTGGGATGCCAGGTGCCGGAGGGATGCCAGGTGCTGGAGGTATACCTGGTGGTTATGGAATACCGGGCGGTTACGGAGTACCTGGATTCGGTGGTAATAATGGTTGGAGTGGAGGATATGGAGGTGGAGTTGGTGGTCCAAGTGGTggatattcaaaaggaggagtgaTAAGGCCAACAGTTGTGTGTAAAGAGAAAGGTCCATGTTATAAGAAGAAATTGAGATGCCCGGCAAAGTGTTTTACCTCATACAGTAGGTCTGGTAAAGGTTATGgtagcggtggtggtggcggtggttgtaCTATGGACTGTAAGAAGAAGTGTATTGCTTACTGTTAG